A window of the Lolium perenne isolate Kyuss_39 chromosome 7, Kyuss_2.0, whole genome shotgun sequence genome harbors these coding sequences:
- the LOC127314893 gene encoding uncharacterized protein: MNMIVSVKNALQKLRDDGWGPLLLAATKFCGGRNITIPNMDDNIAARGYPRSSRKMVTCLHHYKVEIFNEVLDRNIVEMNHRFSEASTRLLLCTACLDPRDSFSNFDNDMLVELATMYSADFSSYDCSLLVDELDIYVDVMKRSSDFIACDSLSDLALKLVQKRYHETFPLVYRLITLALTLPVATASVERVFSAMNIIKSSLRNKIGDD, translated from the coding sequence ATGAATATGATTGTCTCAGTGAAAAATGCATTGCAGAAATTGAGAGATGATGGATGGGGGCCTCTATTGCTTGCTGCTACTAAGTTCTGTGGTGGAAGAAATATTACAATACCGAATATGGATGATAACATTGCAGCTAGGGGTTATCCAAGGAGCTCACgcaagatggttacttgcttgcATCATTACAAGGTAGAAATCTTCAATGAGGTGCTTGATAGAAACATAGTTGAGATGAATCATAGATTTTCTGAAGCTTCTACACGCCTATTATTGTGCACTGCATGCCTTGATCCTAGAGACTCATTCAGCAACTTTGATAATGATATGCTAGTTGAGCTTGCAACCATGTACTCTGCTGATTTCTCTTCATATGATTGTTCTCTATTGGTTGATGAACTGGACATATATGTTGATGTGATGAAGAGAAGTTCTGATTTCATAGCTTGTGACAGTTTGAGTGATCTTGCTCTCAAGTTAGTTCAGAAGAGATACCATGAGACCTTTCCATTGGTATACCGCCTTATTACACTTGCTTTGACACTACCTGTGGCAACAGCATCAGTTGAGAGGGTTTTCTCGGCGATGAATATTATAAAATCATCTCTTCGGAACAAGATAGGGGATGATTGA